From Apium graveolens cultivar Ventura chromosome 9, ASM990537v1, whole genome shotgun sequence, the proteins below share one genomic window:
- the LOC141686160 gene encoding uncharacterized protein LOC141686160, with the protein MSEQTAKYMTWHHDRVIVDGQLSHPADGDEWKAFDARFSRFAKVARNIRLGLSSDGFDPFRDPLVRDYTVWLVVVVVYKLPPSMCMKAPYMFMPLIVPGPNDPTKDLHIYLRPLIDELKLLWHTGVETYDRSSRTNFQMRAALMWTISDFPALAMLSGWSTKGYPLRSSTKFGKKEVRSVTARHSGGRTKTLPYWETLDLRHNIDVMHTEKNVFENIFYTILADKNKTKDNLKSRYDCEELGIRRELWVQDGGIMPHAPYALLREQVDNLFEWISTLKLPDGYVLNISRCMNFEKHTIRGMKSHDCHIFMQKLLPIVWRDLLPRQVADAIIELSNFFQDLCSSTLKYSDLLKMEKDIVRIMSKFETIFTPGFFDPMEHLPLHLAIECKLGGPVTYRWMYPFERFLHGLKMKVTNKAHLEGSLAERYIEEECVHFCSLYFESKVETMHNRLRRYEAPKMCNDPNFEFNKLVHRKYPEFDDAAKERFQKDRFINWFERRVADDPQLKNVFKDLIKGLMRDVDIYNGCHCNGYKFGCANSNERTSPNSGSSYKGSFENNYGRLEEILELHYRNGHKVILFKCHWFDHTKHVKVDRNMMTTVDVRSTLNAEDVFVLASQAHQVYYARHISNPRSPWYTILTTKSHFVNEEVKYKRNFTSSEDALQNEVLNASSSRVEPVMIHDPSNFFIDLRFVENDNSTDEYNEE; encoded by the exons ATGTCTGAGCAAACTGCTAAGTATATGACGTGGCACCATGATAGGGTCATAGTTGATGGACAGTTATCTCACCCGGCAGATGGAGATGAATGGAAAGCATTTGATGCTAGATTTTCGAGATTTGCAAAAGTGGCACGAAATATCAGACTTGGCCTTTCTAGTGATGGATTTGACCCATTTCGTGATCCACTTGTCAGGGATTATACCGTATGGCTCGTTGTGGTGGTTGTTTACAAACTTCCACCATCTATGTGCATGAAAGCTCCATATATGTTCATGCCTCTCATTGTTCCCGGTCCTAATGATCCTACAAAAGACCTACATATTTACCTTCGACCGTTAATTGATGAACTGAAGCTATTATGGCATACAGGAGTGGAAACATATGATAGGTCATCACGCACAAATTTTCAGATGAGGGCTGCACTAATGTGGACTATTAGCGACTTTCCAGCACTTGCGATGTTAAGTGGATGGTCGACTAAGG GTTATCCATTGAGGAGTAGCACAAAGTTTGGAAAGAAAGAGGTTCGTTCTGTCACAGCTCGACATTCAGGTGGAAGGACAAAGACT CTCCCGTATTGGGAGACACTTGATCTTCGTCACAATATTGATGTCATGCATACAGAAAAGAatgtttttgaaaacattttctacACCATATTAGCTGACAAGAACAAGACCAAAGATAACTTAAAATCAAGGTATGATTGTGAGGAACTTGGTATTCGACGTGAGTTGTGGGTTCAAGATGGAGGCATAATGCCACATGCTCCATATGCGCTCTTGAGGGAACAAGTTGATAATTTGTTTGAGTGGATTTCAACACTTAAACTTCCGGATGGTTACGTTTTAAATATTTCTAGGTGTATGAATTTTGAAAAACATACTATTCGTGGTATGAAATCGCATGATTGTCATATTTTCATGCAAAAATTATTGCCTATTGTTTGGCGTGACTTATTACCGAGGCAAGTGGCTGATGCCATTATTGAATTGTCTAACTTCTTCCAAGATTTATGCTCATCTACCTTGAAATACTCCGATTTGttaaaaatggagaaagatattGTGAGGATAATGTCTAAGTTTGAAACCATCTTTACTCCCGGTTTTTTTGACCCGATGGAGCACTTGCCACTACATTTAGCCATCGAGTGTAAGTTGGGTGGCCCTGTTACATATCGATGGATGTACCCTTTTGAAAGATTTTTACATGGATTGAAGATGAAAGTTACAAACAAAGCACATCTGGAGGGGTCATTGGCTGAACGCTATATCGAGGAGGAATGTGTGCACTTTTGTTCTCTATATTTTGAATCCAAAGTTGAAACAATGCACAATCGATTACGTCGTTACGAGGCACCCAAAATGTGTAATGATCCTAACTT TGAATTTAACAAGTTGGTACATAGAAAATACCCAGAGTTTGATGATGCAGCAAAAGAAAGATTTCAAAAAGATCGATTCATAAATTGGTTTGAAAGAAGG gtAGCAGATGATCCACAACTCAAAAATGTTTTTAAGGATTTAATAAAAGGTCTGATGCGAGATGTGGATATTTACAATGGTTGCCACTGTAATGGTTACAAATTTGGTTGTGCAAATTCTAATGAACGAACTTCACCAAATTCGG GATCTTCATATAAGGggagttttgaaaataattatgGTCGACTCGAAGAAATACTTGAGCTTCATTACCGTAATGGGCATAAagttatattatttaaatgcCATTGGTTTGATCATACAAAGCATGTCAAGGTGGATAGAAATATGATGACAACAGTGGATGTTCGATCAACATTAAATGCGGAAGATGTGTTCGTGTTAGCTAGTCAAGCACATCAAGTGTATTATGCGAGGCATATTTCAAATCCAAGATCACCATGGTACACCATTTTAACAACAAAGAGTCATTTTGTTAATGAAGAAGTGAAATATAAAAGGAACTTTACATCAAGTGAAGATGCCTTGCAAAATGAGGTTTTAAATGCTTCATCATCTCGTGTCGAGCCCGTGATGATTCATGATCCTTCAAATTTTtttattgatttgagatttgtTGAAAATGACAATTCTACGGATGAGTACAACGAAGAATAA
- the LOC141684807 gene encoding protein indeterminate-domain 14-like, translating into MLDYNPTAASTCLSPSHHAVAFTNSSSQILRRKRRPAGTPDPDAEVVSLSPKTLLESDRYVCEICNQGFQRDQNLQMHRRRHKVPWKLLKRDLPNDEVRKRVFVCPEPSCLHHDPCHALGDLVGIKKHFKRKHSDNKQWVCDKCCKGYAVQSDYKAHLKTCGTRGHSCDCGRVFSRVESFIEHQDACNIRGIRPNHQRQVTLQQQQQEAYSASTPSSTSPSSATNFANFASLSTSFSMPIPNTNPTFDRLPSRYENLDRRTCNTNHDDDHQHNLKLQLLPSKSNVQECSLYGNRNENNSTQLNLSIGTSSCSNRDDKNRRTDVGGKEEIKKAMAEKALTEEARKQGKRHIELAEMEFGNAKRIRQAAQAELEKARIVKEQSTKKISSLMLEITCNACRQQSHAAKPRNNGTAAIFFADDQTSFAMNYMSSADCRR; encoded by the exons ATGTTAGACTATAACCCTACTGCAGCTTCCACCTGTCTATCTCCTTCTCATCACGCTGTTGCTTTCACTAATTCATCCTCTCAAATTCTCCGTAGAAAAAGAAGACCCGCTGGCACACCAG ATCCAGATGCTGAAGTTGTTTCATTATCACCAAAGACATTATTGGAATCGGATAGATACGTGTGTGAGATCTGCAACCAAGGGTTTCAGCGAGACCAGAACCTTCAGATGCACCGGAGGAGACACAAAGTGCCGTGGAAGTTACTGAAAAGAGATTTACCT AATGATGAGGTGAGAAAACGAGTATTTGTGTGTCCTGAACCAAGTTGCCTGCACCATGATCCGTGCCACGCACTCGGCGATCTTGTGGGGATTAAGAAGCACTTTAAAAGGAAACACAGCGATAACAAACAGTGGGTATGTGACAAGTGTTGTAAAGGCTATGCTGTTCAATCTGATTATAAGGCTCATCTCAAGACTTGTGGCACCCGTGGCCATTCTTGTGACTGTGGTCGTGTCTTTTCCAG AGTTGAGAGTTTCATTGAGCATCAAGATGCTTGCAACATTCGGGGAATCCGACCCAATCATCAACGACAAGTAACcttgcagcagcagcaacaagaGGCCTACTCAGCTAGTACGCCATCCAGCACAAGCCCTTCTAGTGCTACAAACTTTGCTAATTTCGCCTCATTGTCAACATCATTCTCGATGCCAATACCAAATACTAACCCTACTTTTGATCGTCTGCCGTCCCGATATGAAAATCTTGATCGTCGTACTTGTAATACCAATCATGATGACGACCATCAACACAACTTAAAGCTGCAACTTCTACCTTCAAAGTCGAATGTACAAGAATGTTCATTATACGGTAACCGCAATGAAAACAATTCAACGCAGTTGAATCTCTCCATTGGAACTTCATCATGCAGTAATAGAGATGACAAAAACAGAAGAACTGATGTAGGTGGAAAAGAGGAGATAAAGAAGGCTATGGCCGAGAAGGCATTGACGGAAGAAGCAAGGAAACAAGGAAAGAGGCACATTGAATTGGCGGAGATGGAGTTTGGTAATGCTAAAAGAATAAGGCAGGCAGCACAGGCTGAGCTAGAAAAGGCTCGGATTGTGAAGGAGCAATCTACAAAGAAAATTAGTTCTCTTATGTTGGAAATAACTTGCAATGCTTGTAGGCAACAATCACATGCAGCAAAACCAAGAAATAACGGCACTGCAGCTATATTTTTTGCAGATGATCAAACTTCTTTTGCAATGAATTATATGTCATCAGCTGATTGCAGAAGGTGA